The genomic DNA GCTCATGTTGCGCCGGGGCATCCGGTTTGCCATCGTGATCTGGTGCCCGACCCCACCATCCGCACCGCGCTCGCCGACGTCTCCTGGAAGCGCGTCACCAGGTGGGCGCTCGCCGCGGTCGTCGCGTTCGCGCTCGTCGTCCTGCTCGCGAAGTGGGTGCGCACCCTCCCCGAGGTCGCCGCGTTCGTCGAGACCTACCCCGGGGACGCGCCGCTGCCCGACTGGGCGCCCGTCGGGATCCCCGCATGGGTGGGCTGGCAGCACTTCTTCAACGCGTTCCTGCTCGTGATGCTGGTGCGCACCGGGCTGATCCTGCGCGCCAAGCAGCGACCGACGGCGTTCTGGACCCGCGACAACTCGCGCTGGCCCCGCACGAAGCGGGCGCCGCGCCGACTCGGCATCTCGCTCTGGCTGCACCTCTGGGTCGACGCGTTCTGGGTGCTGAACGGCATCGTCTACGTCGTGCTCCTGTTCTCGACCGGCCAGTGGGTGCGCATCGTGCCGACCGACTGGAGCGTCGTGCCGAACGCGATCTCGGTCGCCCTGCAGTACGCGTCGCTCGAGTGGCCGACCGAGAACGCGTGGGTGGTCTACAACGCGTTGCAGGTGCTGAGCTACTTCGTCGTCGTGTTCGTCGCCGCGCCCGTCGCGATCGTCACCGGGCTGCGGCTGTCGCCCGTGTGGCCCCCGACCGGCCGCATCGCCGCGCTGCCGACCGAGAAGGTCGCCCGGGCCTGGCACTTCCCGACCATGCTGTTCCTGCTCGCCTTCACGTTCGTGCACGTCGTGCTCGTCTTCGCGACGGGCGTGCTGCGCAACCTCAACGTGATGTACACGTCGCGCGACGTCGACGACTGGGTCGGCTTCGCGGTCTTCGCCGCGTCGGTCGCGGTGATGGCGATCGGCTGGGTGCTCGCCCGGCCGCTCATGCTGCTGCCGGTCGCCGAGAAGACGGGTCAGGTGAGACGGATGCCACCGGCCCGGCCGCCCGCCCCGTAGCTGTCGACCGACGTAGACTGCGGAAATGGAGCCACCGGTCAGCACCACGCTGGTCGTCGTCGGTGATGAGGCGGCGACCGCGATCCACGCCCTCGAACGGTTCCCGAACGTGCGCGCGACCACCTTCGGCGACGCGCCGGATGCCTCGGACGTCGACGTCTCGCGGTGGTCGGCCGCCGGTGCGAAGCCGTACGTCGTGCACGACCACGACCCGCTCGGACATGTCGCCGCCGCGTGGGTCGAGTTCTTCGACGACCAGTCCACGTTCGAGGTGCTCGAGCTCGAGATCGAACGCGCCGTCGAGGCATCCGCGCGCCGGGCCATGCACGTGCCCGACTACTACGTCGTGCTCCACCCCGAGAACCTGCCGACGACCTGGAAGCACTGGTGGCTCGGCGTCGTCGCCGAGGCGTCGCCGACCCGGGTCATCCCGTGGCCCGACGCCGACGACTCGCTCGCCCGACTGCTGCGCAGGCTGCCGACCGGCCGGGCGTGGCCCGACGTCGACCGGTGGCTGCCGACCGTCGCCGCACAGGTGCCCGACCGGGTGGGCCTCGGCGGTGCGTGAACGTCCAGCCTCCGCTCATAGGCTGGAGCCATGACGATCGCCCTCATCCGCCACGGCCAGACCGACTGGAACGCCGCGCGGCGGCTGCAGGGGCGCAGCGACGTCCCGCTGAACGACACCGGCCGTGCGCAGGCGCGCGACGCCGCATCCCTGCTAGCCGCCGAACCGTGGGACCTGGTCGTCAGCTCGACGCTCGCCCGCGCCCGCGAGACCGCCGCGATCCTCGCGGAGGAGCTCGCGCTGCCGGTCGCGGGCGCCTACCACGAGCTGGTCGAGCAGGACTACGGCGTCGCCGAGGGGATGCTGGTGGCCGACATGCGCGCGCGCTGGCCCGAGCGGGACATCCCCGGCATGGAGTCCGACGACGCCGTCCGCGGCAGAGCGCTCGACGGCCTCGCGCGCCTCGCCGACGCGCACCCCGGAGCTCGCGTGCTCGCGGTCGCGCACGGCACGTTCATCCGGCACGCGCTCGCCGCCGTGAGCGGACACGCCGCCGGGGATTACCCGCCGCTCGCCAACCTCTCGGCATCGGTGATCGTGCCCGGCGAGGCGGGCTGGCGCGTCGAGACCGTCGCCGGGGCGCCGTTCGCCGACCTCCTCGACGCGCTCGGCGGTCGCGCGGCGTAGCCCGCGGCTGGCTTGACGCACCGCCCCCGGCGTGGTCGCATGGCCCGGTGACGCGCCAGACGACCCCGCTCATCGACGACGACGCCCTCGACGACCTCGAGCGCGAGTTCGTCGGACGGGTGCGCGGTCGCGTGCTCGAGATCGGCGCGGGCGACGGCGAGAACTTCGGCGCGCTGCATCCGGATGTCGCGTGGGTCGGCCTGGAACCCGACCCCGCGCGGCGTGCCGAGCTCGCGATCCGCGCGCGCGAATGGCGGCACGATGCGGCGCCGATCGACGGCGTCGCCGAGGCGATCCCGCTGCCCGACGCATCGGTCGACGCGGTCGTCGGCACCTACGTGCTCTGCTCGGTCGCCGACCCGGCGCACGCCCTCGCCGAGGTGCGCCGGGTGCTGGTGCCGGGCGGCCGGGTCGTGTTCGTCGATCACGTCGTCGCACCGCCGCACACGGTCAAGCGGGTGGTGCAGCGGCTCGCGACGCCCATCTCGGCGCGGGTCTGCCACGGCTGCCACTGGGACCGCGACACCGCGGCCGCATTGGCGGGCGCCGGATTCGCCGCCGACGACGTTCGGCGGTTGCGCGTCCGGTCGATGCCGTTCGGGTCGGTGCCGACGCTGCTGTTCGACGGGCACGCGAGCTGACCGCTCGCGGCCGGCTCAGCCGATCGCGTCGAGGGCGCGGATCAGGTCGTCGGCCAGATCGTCGGGATGCTCCAGCCCGACCGAGAGCCGCACCAGCCCGTCGGGGATGGTCTCGGCCTCGGCCGCCCAGCGGCGCCGGCGCTCGAACGTCGATTCCACGCCGCCGAGGCTCGTCGCGTGGATCCAGAGCTTCGTCGAGACCGTGAGCGCATCGGCGGCCTCGGCGCCGCCGCGCAGCACGATCGAGACGATCGTGCTGAACCCGGGGTAGCGCACCTGCTCGAGCCGCGGGTGGTCGCTGAGCCGCGCGACCAGCTCGCGGGCGGTCGCCTCGGCGCGGTCGAGCCGCACGGCGAGCGTGCGCAGCCCCCGCAGCGCGAGGAACGCCTCGAACGCCGACGGCACCGCCCCGCCGAGGGAGCGGCGGGCGACGAGCTGTTCGGCGTGCGCGGCGTCGGCGGCGATCACCGCGCCCATGATGAGGTCGCTGTGCCCCGAGATCGCCTTCGTCGCCGAGTGCACGACGAGGTCGGCGCCGAGCGTGAGCGGCTTCTGCCGCAGCGGCGTGGCGAACGTGTTGTCGACGACCACGAGGGTGCCGTGCGCGTGCGCGCCCGCGGTGAGCGCGGCGATGTCGGCGACTTCGAGCGCGGGGTTCGTCGGCGACTCGAACCAGAGCATCGCGGCGCCGTCGCATGCGGCGATCACCGCGTCGGTGTCGGTGAGGTCGACGAGCCGCAGTTCGACGCGGCCCGCCGCCGCGCGATCTTCGAGCTGCAGCACGGTGCCGGTGTAGGAGTGCCGCGGGGCGACGACGATGCCGCCCGGCGCGACCAGGTCGAGCACCGCCGACGTGGCCGCGATGCCCGAGGCGAACGAGATGCAGCGCCCGCCCTCGAGTGCGCCCAGCACATCTTCGAAGGCCGTCCACGACGGATTGCCGTACCGGCCGTACTCGAGCTCGCCGCCGGCGACGTAGGTCGAGGCGAGATGGATCGGCACGTTCAGGGGCTGGTCGGAGTCGTGCGAGGGGCGGCCGGCGGTCACGGCGACCGTCTCGGGGTGAAGATGCGACATCCTCCGAGCGTAATCGAGCGCACGGAGCCGGATCGGCCGCGGAGCGAGCCGGCCTCAGAGGTAGAACAGCGGAATGGTGAACCCGCCGACCGCGAGCGTCGCGATCGCGCCGGCGAACGTGGCGGCGATCTGCAGCACGAACAGGATGCGGGCGACGAGGACCCGCCGCGACGTCGTGGCGCGCGCACCCGTGAGGGCGGCGGCGGCCGCGAGCGCGACCACGATCGCCGTCCACCAGATCGCGACGTCGAAGCGGGCTCCGGGCTCGGGGCACACCTGGACGCCGTTGCAGATGATGGGCGCCTGCCCGAGCGCGAGCAGCGCCAGCGCGGCCAGCACCCCGATGACGGCGGGCGCGACGACGGCCCCCGCGGCGGCCCGCGAGGGGACGACGCCATCCGACCCGGTCACCATTCCATGGTGCCCCCCGAAGGAGTCACCGCGGTGCGCCGGAGCCGCTCGTTACGGAGTTGAGAGCCCCTCGTTGCCGAATCGTTGCCCGACCAGATCGAGCGCCGCCCGCTGCCCCGCGGACAGCAGCGGGCGTGCGGCGTCGAGCCCGAACCATCCGGCCCCGTCGATCTCGGGGAACCGCTGCACCCGACCCGACCGCGGCGGCCACTCGAGCTCGAACTCGTTGCTGGCGACCCGCTCGACCGCGAAGTCGTCGACCTCGACCGCGAAGACGTGCACGACCTTGCCCGAGGCGGAGCGCACCTCGCCGAGGTCGGCGACGGCCCCCTCCGGCGGTGCGGTGCCGATCTCCTCGGCGAACTCGCGCCGCGCCGCGGCGGCGTCGTCCTCGCCGGGGCCGACCTCGCCCTTCGGGATCGACCACGCGCCCTCGGTCTTGCGCGCCCAGAACGGGCCGCCGAGGTGCGCGATGAACACCTCGAGCCCGGGCCTGCGGCGCACGAGCAGCAGCCCGGCGCTGCGCTGCGGCATCTCAGCGCTGCTTCGGCGCCCTCACCAGCGACCAGAGCGCGGCGAGCAGCAGCACCCCGCCGACCGCCCCTATCGTGCCGAGCACTGCCCAGAGCATCGCCTCGGTGGCCATCGGTTCCTCCTCGCCGGCGCTGCCGTGCGCCCCTCGGCCCATTCTGCCGCCGCGCGTCGGCCCGGCGGAAGGGCGCGCGGGCGATCGGATGTCAAGGCGTTGCCGCGGCACCGCCGCACGGGCAGGCTCGAGGCATCCGATCGAGGAGGTCCGCGATGAGCGACGCGCACGACGACCGGCTGGAGCGAGTGGCGGCGACGTCGCCCGAGCCCGCACCCGACGGGGTGCCCGAGGTGAACGGGCCCGACGCCGACGACCTCGAGGTCGACAACGCGGTGGAGGCCGACACCGCGGAGACGGTCGACCCCGACAACGCGCCGGCCTGAGCCGCCAGCGCGGGCATGCGCTCAGCGGTTGCGGCGCGACCAGGCCAGCAGGTCGTCGACCGGCCAGGTCGTGACGATGCGTTCGGGCGGGATGCCCGCCGCCTCGGCGCGCGCCGCGCCGAGCGCGAGGAAGGCGGAGTGGCCGGGCGCGTGCCCGTCGCTGTCGATCGAGAACAGGCATCCCGCGTCGAGGGCGAGCGCGATGAGCTCGTCGGGCGGGTCCTCGCGCTCGGGCCGCGAGTTGATCTCGACCGCCACCCCGTTCGCCACGCAGGCGGCGAAGACCGCCTCGGCGTCGAACTCCGACTGCGGCCGCGTGCCGCGGGAGCCGCGCACGAGCCGGCCCGTGCAGTGCCCCAGCACGTTCGTGTGCGGGTCGGCGACGGCGCGGAGCATCCGCTCGGTCATCGCCTCGCGAGGCGAGCGCAGCTTGGAGTGCACGCTGGCGACGACCACGTCGAGCCGGTCGAGCATCTCGGGAGTCTGGTCGAGCGAGCCGTCCTCGCGGATGTCGACCTCGATGCCCGGCAGGATCCGCACGCCGAGTTCGCCCGAGGAGTTCAGCGCTTCGACGATCTCGAGCTGCGACGCGAGCCGCTCGGCGGTGAGCCCGTTCGCGACCCGGAGGCTGGGGGAGTGGTCGGTGAGCGCGACGTACTCGAGCCCGGCCCCCGCCGCGGCGCGCGCCATCGCGGCGATCGACGTGGTGCCGTCGGACCACTCGCTGTGGCAGTGCAGGTCGCCGCGCAGCAGGGCGCGCAGGCCCGCGCGCACCTCGCCGACACCGGCCTTCTCGCGCAGGTCGGCCAGGTACGCGGGGACAGTCCCGGCGGATGCCTCGGCGATGACCTCGTACGTGGTGTCGCCGATGCCCGGGGTGCGCTTCAGACTGCCGTCGGCGAGCTTCGCGGCGAGCTCGTCGCCCGACAGCGGTTCGATCACCCCGAGCGCCCGGCGGAACGCCTTCGCCTTGTAGGGGTTCGCGAGCTCCTGCTCGAGCAGGCGCGCGATCTCATCGAGGGCGGACGCGGCATCCATGCGCCCATCCTGCCCCAGGCCGGATGCCCCGGCGAGGGGGGTGCGGCTCAGTCGATGACGAACTCGACGGGGTCGGTGGCCATCGGGCCGCCGCACTGCGCGGAGCCGCCCACGCGGTGCCACTCGGCGGTGAACGACTCGCGGGCGAGCTCGGTGACGCCGGGGCCGTACGCGATGAGGTCGAACTCCTCGGGGGCCGACATGTCGAGCGTGAAGCGCCAGACTCCCGTGCCGAGATCCTCGCCGGAGTACCACGGGCCTGCGGTCGGCGGATCCGTCGCCGCGGTCGGGCCTGGCACGGAGCATCCGGCTTCGTCGCAGAGCTCGACGAGCGCGACCTCGCCCGCCCGTGCACCGTCGAGCCTCACCTCGAGCGAGTTCATCCAGCCGATCGCGGGGCAGGCGTCGAGGATGACCTGGGCGGTGGAGCAGCCCGCGAGAAGCGGCACGAGCACGAGCACGGCGATCGTCGAGCGGAACATCCGGGGCATGTTCCGAGCCTGCCGCGCCCGCGGCATCCGTTCGAGCGCAGCGTCGGATCGTTGCCCGACCGATGCCGGATCGCGGTCGGATCGAGACCCGCCCGACCCAACCGAACAGCCCCGCCGGTCGTCCGGACCGCCGCGAAGGTGAGGCAATCCTTACCTGAAAACCGCCGCTGATCTGCGGAAAGGGCAGCCTCACCTTGCTATCGGACGGGCCGTGGGAGGCGTACCATCGGCCGCAACGACGAGCGTCCGGAGGCCCATCATGAGCATGACCATCGACGATCTGCCCCGCGTCACCGAGTGTGCGGTGCTCGGCTGCAGCTACAACGACCACTCGAACTGCCACGCTGCGGCGGTGACCATCGCGGGCGGCGTCGGCGACGCCGAGTGCGCCACGTTCATTCCGCTGGGGTCGAAGGGCGGGCTCGACAAGGTGATCTCGCACGTGGGCGCGTGTCAGCGCGCCGAGTGCGTGCACAACTCGTCGCTCGAGTGCACCGCGACCGCCGTGCGGGTGGGGCCGGGCGCCGACGCGGCCGACTGCCTCACCTACCAGCCGCGCTGATCGGGGGTCGCCCGGCGGTCGTCGCCGGGACGCGGGCTCAGCCCGCGCGCCGTATCGGGCCCTCGCTGAACTGGCAGCTGCTGGCGTCGAGCCGGGTGTCGGGGTCGAGACGCTCGAGGATGGCTCCGCCGATGGCGTAGAGCTGTTCGAGCTGCTCGGGGGTGAGCGCGTCGAGCACCGAGCGCCGGATGGTCGTCACGTGGCCGGGTGCCGCGCGCTCGACGAGGTCGAGACCGTCGGCCGTGACGGTGGCGTTCGTCGCGCGGCGGTCTTCGGGGCAGGGGAACCGGCGCACGAGCCCACGGTCTTCGAGTCGGCGCATGACGTGCGAGAGGCGGGGGAGGGTCGCGTTGGTCGCGGCCGCGAGCGCCGTCATGCGCAGCGTGCGGTCGGGTGCGGCCGCGAGCGAGCCGAGCGCCAGGTACTCGAAGTGCGTGAGGCCGGCGTCGGCGCCGAGTTGCGCGTCGAGGGCGACCGGCAGCAGTTCGGCGACGGCGATGAGCCGCACCCAGGCGGCGGACTCCTCGGGCGTGAGCCAGGTCGTGTCGGTCATGGGGGCATCCTATCGCATTAGTTGACGAAACAACTTTCCGGGCGTAAGGTGTTGGTTGTCTCAACAATCAATTGAAGGAGCGTCATGACCACCGTCAGCATCATCGGCAACGGCAACATGGGGTCGGCGATCGGCCGGATCGTGGAAGCCGGCGGTAACACCGTCGAGTTCATCGGGCGCGACGCGTCGCAGGCGCCGACCGGCGAGATCGTCGTGCTCGCCGTACCGTACCCCGCCCTCGCCGAGATCGTCGCGGGGCGCCGCGAGCAGCTGGCGGGCAAGGTCGTCGTCGACCTCACCAACCCCGTCGACTTCGCCACATTCGACTCGCTCGTCGTGCCGGCCGACGGGTCGGCCGCCGCCGAGCTCGCCCAGGCGCTGCCCGAATCGAAGGTCGTGAAGGCGTTCAACACCAACTTCGCCGCGACCCTCGCGTCGAAGGCCGTCGGCGAAGCCCCCACCACCGTGCTCATCGCCGGCGACGACCAGGCCGCGAAAGATCTGCTCGCCGACGTCGTGCGCGCGGGCGGCGTGCTGGCGGCCGACGCGGGCTCGCTCGCACGTGCGCGCGAGCTCGAGGCGATCGGGTTCCAGCAGATGGTGCTCGCGGTGCGCGAGCAGATCAGCTGGTCGGGCGGCTTCGCGCTCGCGAACTGAGCCGCCGCCGGCCTCAGCTGCGCAGGTACGCGAGCTGCGCCCGAACGGATGCCTCGGCCGCGAACCTCACCGCCGGGTCGACGTCGCCGTACACGACGTCGGTCACGGCCTCGGCCGAGGCATCCGGTCCGATCGCCGCGAGCGCCGCGCGCACCTGCGCGAGCCGCTCCTCGCGGTGCGCGAGATACGCCTCGCAGATCGCGCGCAGATCGGGCAGTTCGGGGCCGTGACCGGGCAGCACCGCGACCGGGCCCGGCGTGCCGAGCTCGCGCAGCCGCGCGAGCGAGTCGAGGTACGGGCCGAGCGCGCCGTCGGGGTCGGCGATGATCGTCGTGCCGCTGCCGAGCACGGTGTCGCCCGTGAGCACGGCGCCGTGCTCGCCCTCGCCGGGGAGCACCACGCACAGCGAATCGGCGGTGTGGCCCGGCGTCGCGAGGATCTCGAGATCGAGCCCCGCCGCGGTGATGCGCTCGCCGTCGGCGACCGGGGCCGCATCGCGGCACCAGGCCGCGTCGACCGCGCGCACCGGCGCGCCCGTGCGCGCATGGAACGCGTCGATCGCATCGCTGTGGTCGTGATGATGGTGCGTGAGCAGGATCAGCTCGACCGGGCCGTGCGCGGCGAGCGCGTCGAGATGGCCCTCGTCGAGCGGGCCCGGGTCGACGACCACGCAACCGGATGCCCCGGGCGCACGCAGCACGTACGAGTTCGTGCCGTCGAGGGTCATCGGGCCGGGGTTGGGGGCGCGCACGAGCGCGACCGAGGGATGCTCCATGCGCGGCAGCCTAGCGAGACCGGCCATCCGCCGGTCGAGCAGCGAGCGCCGGCGAGCGCGTCGAGACCCGGCGCGATGCCCTGCGGCGTCCGGAGCGCTCGACCGGCGGGGGCGGCGGGCATACCCTGACAGATGTGAGCGATCTCGAACAGCTGGTCGCCGGTACCGACCCGGGGTACGCCGCCACCGTCGTGCTCCTGCGCGACGGCGAGCTCGGCGTCGAGGTGCTGCTCGCGGAGCGCCCACGCGACCGCGGCTCGTTCGCCGGAGCATGGGTGTTCCCCGGCGGCGCGGTCGACGAGGCCGACCTCGGCGGCGACGCCGAGCACAGCGAGTGGGCCGCACGGCGTGCCGCCGCACGCGAGACCCGTGAGGAGGTCGGGCTCGACATCGACCCGGTCGACCTCGTGCCGTTCTCACGGTGGACTCCGCCCGAGGGCGCGCAGAAGCGCCTGATCACGACGTTCTTCGCGGTGCGCGTCCCCGACGGCGAGCTGCGCCTCGCACCCGACGAGGTGATGGCGGTCGAGTGGATCCGCCCGGTCGACGCGCTCGAACGGCACGCGCAGGGCGCCATGACGCTCTGGCCGCCGACCTGGGTGACCCTGCACACCCTGCAGCGCCATGAGTCGGTCGACGCCGCGCTGCGAGATCTCGCGAGTCGTGACATCCGGCCGTATGTGTCGCGGTTCCAGCGCGATCGCACCGTCCTCGTCTGGCAGGAGGACGCCGAGTTCGACGCCGACGGCGAGCACGCCGACCGACCGGCCGTGCCCGACGACGCGCCCGACGCCGACCTCGACCGGCACCGGCTCATGATGGACCGCCTGCCCTGGGTGTACCTCAACTCGTTCTGACGGGACGCACGGGATCGGCGTGGTCATGGACTGGCTCGGCTGGCTCGGCTGGTTCGACGCAGGCGACCACGAGATCGCCCGGCAGGTGCTGCAGCGCGGGGTCGCCGCGATCGCGATCGTCGCGTTCTGGTCGACGCTGAACCAGTTCCGCGTCCTGCTCGGTGAGCACGGGCTGCTGCCGGTGCAGCAGCTCGTGCGCGCGACGGGCGGGCGGCTGCGCGGGCCGAGTCTGTTCCGCTGGTGGCGGTACTCCGATCGTCGGCTCGTCGCGGTCGCGTGGGCCGGCATCGTGCTCGGGGCATCCGTCGTCTCGGGGCTGCCGCAACTCGGCCCGCCCTGGGTGCCGCTCCTCGTCTTCCTCGCGATGTGGGTGCTCTACCTGTCGATCGTGGTCGTCGGCCAGACGTTCTACGGCTTCGGCTGGGAGATGCTGCTGTGCGAGGCGCTGTTCACGGTCGCGTTCCTGGGCTCGGTGCACGAGCCGCCGCCGCTGACGATTCTGATCGCGGTGTGGTGGCTGGTGTTCCGGCTCGAGTTCGGGGCCGGCATGATCAAGATCCGCGGCGGGCGCGAGTGGCGCGACCTCACGGCGCTCATGTACCACCACGAGACGCAGCCGATGCCGGGGCCGCTCAGCCGACAGGCGCACCTGCTGCCGCCGTGGTTCCACCGGCTCGAGGTGATCGGCAACCACGTCGCGCAGCTCGCGGTGCCGTTCCTGCTGTTCGTGCCGGGGCCCGTCGCGAGCACTGCGGCCGCGGTGATCGTGCTCACCCAGCTCTGGCTCATCCTCACCGGCAACTTCGCGTGGCTGAACTGGATCACCGTCGTGCTCGCCGCGTCGGCGATCACCGACTCGGCGTGGCACTGGGCGATCCCGGCGATCCCCGCCGACCTCGGTGCCGAGACCGCCGGCACGCCGCTGTGGTGGGCGATCGCGGTGCTCGTCGCATCCGTGCTGTTCCTGCTGCTCGCCTGGGCGCCGCTGCGCAACCTGTTCACGAAGCGGCAGCTCATGAACGCGAGCTTCAACCGGTTCATGCTCGGCAACGCATACGGTGCGTTCGGCACCGTCACCAAGCGCCGCATCGAGTACGTCGTCGAGGGCACGGATGCTTCGGATCCCGACGATCCCGACGCGAACTGGCGCGAGTACGGCTTCAAGGGCAAGCCCGGTGACGTGCGCGCCGTGCCGCGGCAGTGGGCGCCCTACCACCTGCGCCTCGACTGGC from Agromyces larvae includes the following:
- a CDS encoding NUDIX domain-containing protein, whose protein sequence is MSDLEQLVAGTDPGYAATVVLLRDGELGVEVLLAERPRDRGSFAGAWVFPGGAVDEADLGGDAEHSEWAARRAAARETREEVGLDIDPVDLVPFSRWTPPEGAQKRLITTFFAVRVPDGELRLAPDEVMAVEWIRPVDALERHAQGAMTLWPPTWVTLHTLQRHESVDAALRDLASRDIRPYVSRFQRDRTVLVWQEDAEFDADGEHADRPAVPDDAPDADLDRHRLMMDRLPWVYLNSF
- a CDS encoding NADPH-dependent F420 reductase, with protein sequence MTTVSIIGNGNMGSAIGRIVEAGGNTVEFIGRDASQAPTGEIVVLAVPYPALAEIVAGRREQLAGKVVVDLTNPVDFATFDSLVVPADGSAAAELAQALPESKVVKAFNTNFAATLASKAVGEAPTTVLIAGDDQAAKDLLADVVRAGGVLAADAGSLARARELEAIGFQQMVLAVREQISWSGGFALAN
- a CDS encoding class I SAM-dependent methyltransferase, with amino-acid sequence MTRQTTPLIDDDALDDLEREFVGRVRGRVLEIGAGDGENFGALHPDVAWVGLEPDPARRAELAIRAREWRHDAAPIDGVAEAIPLPDASVDAVVGTYVLCSVADPAHALAEVRRVLVPGGRVVFVDHVVAPPHTVKRVVQRLATPISARVCHGCHWDRDTAAALAGAGFAADDVRRLRVRSMPFGSVPTLLFDGHAS
- a CDS encoding cytochrome b/b6 domain-containing protein, which translates into the protein MPDPTIRTALADVSWKRVTRWALAAVVAFALVVLLAKWVRTLPEVAAFVETYPGDAPLPDWAPVGIPAWVGWQHFFNAFLLVMLVRTGLILRAKQRPTAFWTRDNSRWPRTKRAPRRLGISLWLHLWVDAFWVLNGIVYVVLLFSTGQWVRIVPTDWSVVPNAISVALQYASLEWPTENAWVVYNALQVLSYFVVVFVAAPVAIVTGLRLSPVWPPTGRIAALPTEKVARAWHFPTMLFLLAFTFVHVVLVFATGVLRNLNVMYTSRDVDDWVGFAVFAASVAVMAIGWVLARPLMLLPVAEKTGQVRRMPPARPPAP
- a CDS encoding MarR family winged helix-turn-helix transcriptional regulator; amino-acid sequence: MTDTTWLTPEESAAWVRLIAVAELLPVALDAQLGADAGLTHFEYLALGSLAAAPDRTLRMTALAAATNATLPRLSHVMRRLEDRGLVRRFPCPEDRRATNATVTADGLDLVERAAPGHVTTIRRSVLDALTPEQLEQLYAIGGAILERLDPDTRLDASSCQFSEGPIRRAG
- a CDS encoding PHP domain-containing protein; amino-acid sequence: MDAASALDEIARLLEQELANPYKAKAFRRALGVIEPLSGDELAAKLADGSLKRTPGIGDTTYEVIAEASAGTVPAYLADLREKAGVGEVRAGLRALLRGDLHCHSEWSDGTTSIAAMARAAAGAGLEYVALTDHSPSLRVANGLTAERLASQLEIVEALNSSGELGVRILPGIEVDIREDGSLDQTPEMLDRLDVVVASVHSKLRSPREAMTERMLRAVADPHTNVLGHCTGRLVRGSRGTRPQSEFDAEAVFAACVANGVAVEINSRPEREDPPDELIALALDAGCLFSIDSDGHAPGHSAFLALGAARAEAAGIPPERIVTTWPVDDLLAWSRRNR
- a CDS encoding DUF1540 domain-containing protein, producing MSMTIDDLPRVTECAVLGCSYNDHSNCHAAAVTIAGGVGDAECATFIPLGSKGGLDKVISHVGACQRAECVHNSSLECTATAVRVGPGADAADCLTYQPR
- a CDS encoding MBL fold metallo-hydrolase, which encodes MEHPSVALVRAPNPGPMTLDGTNSYVLRAPGASGCVVVDPGPLDEGHLDALAAHGPVELILLTHHHHDHSDAIDAFHARTGAPVRAVDAAWCRDAAPVADGERITAAGLDLEILATPGHTADSLCVVLPGEGEHGAVLTGDTVLGSGTTIIADPDGALGPYLDSLARLRELGTPGPVAVLPGHGPELPDLRAICEAYLAHREERLAQVRAALAAIGPDASAEAVTDVVYGDVDPAVRFAAEASVRAQLAYLRS
- a CDS encoding NUDIX domain-containing protein codes for the protein MPQRSAGLLLVRRRPGLEVFIAHLGGPFWARKTEGAWSIPKGEVGPGEDDAAAARREFAEEIGTAPPEGAVADLGEVRSASGKVVHVFAVEVDDFAVERVASNEFELEWPPRSGRVQRFPEIDGAGWFGLDAARPLLSAGQRAALDLVGQRFGNEGLSTP
- a CDS encoding lipase maturation factor family protein, producing MDWLGWLGWFDAGDHEIARQVLQRGVAAIAIVAFWSTLNQFRVLLGEHGLLPVQQLVRATGGRLRGPSLFRWWRYSDRRLVAVAWAGIVLGASVVSGLPQLGPPWVPLLVFLAMWVLYLSIVVVGQTFYGFGWEMLLCEALFTVAFLGSVHEPPPLTILIAVWWLVFRLEFGAGMIKIRGGREWRDLTALMYHHETQPMPGPLSRQAHLLPPWFHRLEVIGNHVAQLAVPFLLFVPGPVASTAAAVIVLTQLWLILTGNFAWLNWITVVLAASAITDSAWHWAIPAIPADLGAETAGTPLWWAIAVLVASVLFLLLAWAPLRNLFTKRQLMNASFNRFMLGNAYGAFGTVTKRRIEYVVEGTDASDPDDPDANWREYGFKGKPGDVRAVPRQWAPYHLRLDWLMWFLPLGRRWEPWFERFLLRLLEADAPTLRLLAHDPFAGERPRWVRVRAYRYRFTTHAEYRATRARWVRTLDGEIVPAAELHP
- a CDS encoding histidine phosphatase family protein, with the translated sequence MTIALIRHGQTDWNAARRLQGRSDVPLNDTGRAQARDAASLLAAEPWDLVVSSTLARARETAAILAEELALPVAGAYHELVEQDYGVAEGMLVADMRARWPERDIPGMESDDAVRGRALDGLARLADAHPGARVLAVAHGTFIRHALAAVSGHAAGDYPPLANLSASVIVPGEAGWRVETVAGAPFADLLDALGGRAA
- a CDS encoding trans-sulfuration enzyme family protein; this encodes MSHLHPETVAVTAGRPSHDSDQPLNVPIHLASTYVAGGELEYGRYGNPSWTAFEDVLGALEGGRCISFASGIAATSAVLDLVAPGGIVVAPRHSYTGTVLQLEDRAAAGRVELRLVDLTDTDAVIAACDGAAMLWFESPTNPALEVADIAALTAGAHAHGTLVVVDNTFATPLRQKPLTLGADLVVHSATKAISGHSDLIMGAVIAADAAHAEQLVARRSLGGAVPSAFEAFLALRGLRTLAVRLDRAEATARELVARLSDHPRLEQVRYPGFSTIVSIVLRGGAEAADALTVSTKLWIHATSLGGVESTFERRRRWAAEAETIPDGLVRLSVGLEHPDDLADDLIRALDAIG